A stretch of Telopea speciosissima isolate NSW1024214 ecotype Mountain lineage chromosome 11, Tspe_v1, whole genome shotgun sequence DNA encodes these proteins:
- the LOC122646705 gene encoding uncharacterized protein LOC122646705, whose protein sequence is MSMAAHRLAVIIKNPLNEDEFLLVRQNRPQKFGDDEYDSYVDSDLWDLPWASLTPLDGEDSQSKVVVEGAESCFDKLNLLKFNVDSALDQIYSQLGFQGPIGGQWALWKYVEEADFGPARHLNTVFILGKLTFEAENAQGVSMWMSIPSCLEFLLEVKPNNDRVGPLVVVGLLTNLARSKMLKVPPALRYQEYPPGITIVPIESRTAKPFRTTNLVVVEPDIVSSSSVDSSFAAYGDALIMDPGCHSKFHAELMEIVAALPRKLVVFVTHHHHDHVDGLSIIQKCNPDATLLAHENTMRRIGKGDWSLGYTSISGGEEICIGGERLKTIFAPGHTDGHMALLHISTHSLIVGDHCVGQGSAVLDFTAGGNMKEYFQTTYNFLELSPNVIIPMHGRVNLWPKHMLCGYLKYEMLLILNFPPSVLLIFESREFSRAFN, encoded by the exons ATGTCCATGGCTGCTCATAGACTTGCGGTGATTATTAAGAACCCTCTGAACGAGGATGAATTTCTCCTTGTAAGACAGAACCGGCCGCAGAAATTTGGGGACGACGAGTACGACTCCTATGTTGATTCCGATCTCTGGGACTTGCCTTGGGCTTCATTGACTCCTTTGGATGGAGAAGATTCTCAATCTAAAGTCGTTGTGGAAGGAGCAGAATCTTGTTTTGACAAGCTTAATTTGCTGAAATTCAATGTCGATTCGGCTCTCGACCAG ATCTATTCACAATTGGGTTTCCAAGGACCGATTGGTGGGCAATGGGCGCTCTGGAAGTATGTAGAAGAAGCTGATTTTGGCCCGGCGCGTCACCTTAATACAGTCTTCATCCTTGGGAAGTTGACATTTGAAGCTGAAAATGCGCAAG GGGTATCTATGTGGATGTCTATTCCAAGTTGCCTCGAGTTTCTCTTGGAAGTAAAGCCAAATAATGATCGTGTGGGACCTCTAGTAGTTGTTGGGCTTCTGACTAATTTGGCTCGATCTAAAATGCTAAAAGTTCCACCGGCCTTGCGCTACCAG GAGTACCCACCTGGCATCACAATTGTACCTATCGAAAGTAGAACAGCAAAGCCTTTCCGTACTACAAATTTGGTTGTAGTTGAGCCTGATATTGTTAGTAGTAGCAGTGTAGATTCAAGTTTTGCTGCTTATGGAGATGCCCTAATAATGGATCCAGGGTGTCACTCAAAATTCCATGCAGAG CTCATGGAAATTGTTGCTGCTTTGCCAAGAAAATTGGTGGTCTTTGTTACTCATCACCATCATGATCATGTTGATG GTCTTTCTATTATCCAAAAATGCAACCCTGATGCAACTCTATTGGCACATGAAAATACCATGCGTCGCATTGGAAAAG GTGATTGGTCTCTTGGTTATACCTCAATATCAGGAGGTGAAGAGATTTGCATCGGTGGTGAAAGATTAAAAACAATTTTCGCTCCG GGACATACAGATGGTCACATGGCTCTGCTTCATATTAGTACTCACTCACTGATTGTTGGGGATCATTGCGTAGG TCAAGGAAGTGCTGTCCTAGACTTCACTGCTGGTGGTAACATGAAG GAGTATTTCCAAACAACCTACAACTTTTTGGAGCTTTCGCCAAATGTCATAATTCCGATGCATGGGAGAGTCAACCTATGGCCAAAGCACATGCTCTGTGGTTATCTCAAGTATGAAATGCTACTAATACTCAATTTTCCTCCTTCAGTGTTGCTTATTTTTGAAAGTAGAGAATTTTCCCGGGCCTTTAATTAA